Proteins encoded by one window of Lathyrus oleraceus cultivar Zhongwan6 chromosome 1, CAAS_Psat_ZW6_1.0, whole genome shotgun sequence:
- the LOC127127189 gene encoding SKP1-interacting partner 15, whose protein sequence is MEQEHHQQEQEPLIYNLPHDTLLKIFSTLPLRQIILCRSLSKFFNHLLTTPTFLHHISATLPSLNLLALRHHNHHNHHNPSTVHLFDPDLNQWLHFPLNFLPFSNPLPVASSHGLIYLWAQPNNTSPISQAQAQTKSLLACNPLTRKFRILPQLGSAWCRHGSVLVDSVNRVMVLTELAALYFSGDGGDNGGCWLKFSSNLPSKPRSPVLIEDSAYALCCDDVGSPWRSQWKLFSCRFTSTTSVKWSRVDRREWGDVFDILKRPRLVRGVGNRILMIGGLKSSFSLNSPCSTILILRLDLGNMEWDEAGRMPVEMFRCFQDAGKFKVFGAGDRVCFSAKRIGKVALWDRGAVAEGGEWRWIVNVPGNGDGVYRGFVFEGRLDALP, encoded by the coding sequence atggaaCAAGAACATCATCAACAAGAACAAGAACCATTAATCTACAACCTCCCACACGACACACTTCTCAAAATCTTCTCCACTTTACCCCTCCGTCAAATCATTCTCTGCCGTTCCCTTTCCAAATTCTTCAACCACCTACTCACCACACCAACCTTCCTCCACCACATCTCCGCCACTCTTCCATCACTCAACCTCCTTGCCCTCCGCCACCACAACCACCACAACCACCACAACCCCTCCACCGTCCACCTCTTCGATCCTGACCTAAATCAATGGCTTCATTTTCCTCTTAATTTTCTCCCTTTCTCTAATCCTCTCCCTGTCGCTTCCTCTCATGGACTCATTTACCTTTGGGCCCAGCCCAATAACACAAGCCCAATTTCACAAGCCCAAGCCCAAACTAAATCATTACTCGCTTGTAATCCACTAACCCGCAAATTCCGGATCCTTCCTCAATTAGGATCCGCTTGGTGTCGACATGGATCGGTGTTAGTTGACTCAGTCAACCGAGTCATGGTTCTAACTGAACTCGCCGCTTTATATTTCTCCGGTGACGGCGGTGATAACGGTGGTTGCTGGCTGAAATTTTCGTCAAATCTTCCATCGAAGCCGCGGAGTCCGGTTCTGATTGAGGATTCTGCTTACGCGCTTTGCTGCGATGATGTTGGATCTCCTTGGAGGAGTCAATGGAAGCTATTCTCGTGCCGATTTACTTCGACAACTTCGGTGAAGTGGTCGAGAGTAGATCGTCGGGAGTGGGGAGATGTTTTTGATATACTGAAACGGCCACGCCTTGTTCGCGGTGTTGGGAACCGGATCTTGATGATTGGGGGATTGAAGTCTTCGTTTTCGTTGAATTCACCGTGCTCGACAATTTTGATTTTGAGGCTTGATCTTGGGAATATGGAGTGGGATGAAGCTGGGAGAATGCCGGTGGAGATGTTTAGGTGTTTTCAGGATGCTGGGAAGTTTAAGGTTTTTGGTGCTGGTGATAGGGTTTGCTTCTCGGCGAAGAGGATTGGGAAAGTGGCGCTTTGGGATCGTGGTGCGGTGGCAGAGGGTGGAGAGTGGCGGTGGATTGTTAATGTGCCGGGAAATGGGGATGGAGTCTACCGGGGATTCGTGTTTGAAGGGAGGCTTGATGCATTGCCTTGA